One window of the Natrinema sp. HArc-T2 genome contains the following:
- a CDS encoding FAD-dependent oxidoreductase yields the protein MTDVAVVGGGIGGLTAAHELAERGFDVTVLEANDRFGGKARSMPISDDPDALQGEHGFRFFPAFYRHVIDTMERIPDGDGTVADNLVETEATLIAETTGPGRIAETRTPDTVRGWLEALRPAFAEDLPREDVHFLLERLLYLLTACDDRREEELDEISWWTFIDAENRSQTFRDRLASTTQALVALRPQVGSARTIGTIYLQLLFGQLDPTQPTERILNAPTNEAWIDPWVCHLESLGVDCRQNAPVERLASDRTHVTGVVLADGETVSADEYVLAVPVEAAPAFVTPTLERLAPELGRIDRLDTAWMNGIQFYLSEPVDLPRGHQVYADAPWALTSIAQREFWTGYDLEAHGPDDVVGVLSVIASDWNTPGILYEKPARACTREEIADEIWAQLKAHLNAAGERLTDELLVDWFLDPAIVENGGSLETQREGGDAVTDDRVENRSPLLINTVGSLRNRPPADVGVRNLTLASDYVRTNSDLASMESANEAGRRAANAICDRHGARGRARIWELEEPAVFEPFKRQDRVRYRLGLPHPAAVTQSLRGVTRRFGGRA from the coding sequence ATGACAGACGTTGCCGTGGTCGGTGGTGGAATCGGTGGTCTGACTGCAGCCCACGAACTCGCTGAGCGCGGCTTCGACGTGACCGTCCTCGAGGCCAACGACCGCTTCGGTGGGAAGGCCCGGTCGATGCCGATCAGCGACGACCCCGACGCGTTACAGGGCGAACACGGCTTCCGCTTCTTCCCGGCGTTCTACCGCCACGTCATCGACACGATGGAACGAATCCCTGACGGCGACGGCACCGTCGCGGACAACCTCGTCGAGACCGAGGCGACGCTGATCGCGGAGACGACCGGACCGGGCCGGATCGCCGAAACGCGCACGCCCGACACGGTACGTGGCTGGCTCGAGGCGCTGCGTCCGGCCTTTGCCGAGGACCTGCCCCGCGAGGACGTTCACTTCTTACTCGAGCGACTGTTGTATCTGCTGACCGCCTGCGACGACCGCCGCGAGGAGGAACTCGACGAGATTTCGTGGTGGACGTTCATCGACGCCGAGAACCGCTCGCAGACGTTTCGCGACCGCCTCGCATCCACTACGCAGGCGCTGGTCGCCCTCCGACCGCAGGTCGGGAGCGCCCGAACGATCGGCACGATCTACCTCCAACTGTTGTTCGGCCAGCTCGACCCGACCCAGCCGACCGAGCGCATCCTGAACGCACCGACGAACGAGGCCTGGATCGATCCCTGGGTGTGCCACCTCGAGTCCCTCGGCGTCGACTGCCGGCAGAACGCCCCCGTCGAGCGACTCGCGTCCGACAGGACCCACGTCACCGGCGTCGTGCTGGCTGACGGCGAAACAGTCAGCGCCGACGAGTACGTGCTGGCTGTGCCGGTCGAGGCCGCTCCCGCGTTCGTCACGCCGACGCTGGAGCGGCTCGCGCCGGAACTGGGTCGCATCGACCGGCTGGACACGGCCTGGATGAACGGCATTCAGTTTTACCTCTCCGAGCCCGTCGACCTGCCACGAGGCCACCAGGTCTACGCCGACGCGCCGTGGGCGCTGACCTCGATCGCCCAACGCGAGTTCTGGACCGGCTACGACCTCGAGGCACACGGCCCCGACGACGTCGTGGGCGTCCTCTCGGTGATCGCCTCTGACTGGAATACGCCGGGGATCCTGTACGAAAAGCCGGCTCGAGCGTGTACGCGCGAGGAGATAGCCGACGAGATCTGGGCGCAACTGAAAGCCCACCTGAACGCCGCCGGGGAGCGTCTGACCGACGAGTTGCTCGTCGACTGGTTTCTCGATCCGGCGATCGTCGAGAACGGCGGTTCGTTGGAGACACAACGGGAAGGCGGTGACGCCGTCACCGACGACCGCGTCGAGAACCGCTCGCCGTTGCTGATCAACACCGTCGGCTCGCTACGGAACCGACCGCCAGCCGACGTCGGCGTTCGGAATCTGACGCTGGCGAGCGACTACGTGCGGACGAACTCGGATCTGGCCTCGATGGAGTCGGCAAACGAAGCCGGTCGCCGTGCGGCCAACGCGATCTGTGACCGACACGGGGCGCGCGGCCGGGCGCGAATCTGGGAACTCGAGGAGCCCGCGGTGTTCGAACCGTTCAAGCGGCAGGACCGGGTCCGGTACCGTCTCGGGCTGCCCCATCCGGCGGCAGTGACACAATCGCTTCGGGGCGTCACCAGACGCTTCGGCGGACGCGCCTAG
- a CDS encoding ABC transporter permease subunit translates to MSSHISTVARKEFEDAGRSKLLWSLIGLLVGIVVIGYVAIWQTVDDTTAAEVLSFLGVPLQVILPVAALIAGYMAVVGERRSGSIKILLGLPPNRTDVVVGKLLGRMGVVGLAVGLAFLVSLVLGAALFGSIPLIDWLGFAAVSLLFGLTFVGLAVGVSASVSTRGKSMALVVGLYMVFVALWELLTAGPYYLIYDEAVPVEAETWYLVLEQFNPLFAYSNVASSILENSVYPFRFQYGLQEMQAAGMTPVERYPGDAPFYLQDWFGVVVMLCWLVVPVAIGYYRFRRTGL, encoded by the coding sequence ATGAGCTCGCACATCTCGACTGTCGCCCGCAAGGAGTTCGAGGATGCCGGTCGCTCGAAACTCCTCTGGTCGTTGATCGGGCTGCTCGTCGGAATCGTTGTCATCGGCTACGTCGCGATCTGGCAGACGGTCGACGACACCACCGCGGCTGAGGTGCTGAGCTTCCTCGGGGTCCCACTGCAGGTGATCCTGCCGGTCGCAGCGCTGATCGCCGGCTACATGGCCGTCGTCGGCGAGCGTCGCTCGGGAAGCATCAAGATCCTGCTGGGCCTGCCGCCCAACCGGACCGACGTCGTCGTCGGCAAGCTACTCGGGCGCATGGGCGTCGTCGGACTGGCCGTCGGGCTGGCCTTCCTCGTCTCGCTGGTCCTCGGAGCTGCCCTCTTCGGCTCGATCCCGCTCATCGACTGGCTCGGCTTCGCCGCCGTCTCCTTGCTGTTCGGGCTGACCTTCGTCGGACTGGCCGTCGGCGTCTCCGCCAGCGTCTCCACCCGAGGCAAATCGATGGCCCTCGTCGTCGGGCTCTACATGGTGTTCGTCGCCCTCTGGGAGCTGTTGACTGCCGGCCCCTACTACCTTATTTACGACGAGGCCGTCCCCGTCGAGGCCGAGACGTGGTATCTGGTCCTCGAGCAGTTCAACCCGCTCTTCGCGTATTCGAATGTGGCCAGTTCCATCCTCGAGAACTCTGTCTACCCCTTTCGATTTCAGTATGGGCTCCAGGAGATGCAAGCCGCTGGAATGACGCCGGTCGAGCGCTACCCCGGTGACGCGCCGTTTTACCTGCAGGACTGGTTCGGCGTCGTCGTCATGCTCTGTTGGCTGGTCGTGCCCGTCGCGATCGGCTACTACCGGTTCAGGCGAACGGGCCTGTAG
- a CDS encoding 50S ribosomal protein L31e, protein MSASDFEERVVTVPLRDVKKGANHEAADYAMRLVREHLAKHFAVDEDAIRLDPSINEAVWANGRSNPPRKLRVRAARFDEEGEAVVEAEVAD, encoded by the coding sequence ATGAGTGCAAGTGATTTCGAGGAACGCGTCGTAACCGTTCCGCTGCGTGATGTCAAGAAGGGAGCCAACCACGAGGCCGCCGACTACGCGATGCGGCTGGTCCGTGAACACCTCGCGAAACACTTCGCGGTCGACGAAGACGCCATCCGCCTGGACCCCTCGATCAACGAGGCAGTCTGGGCGAACGGGCGCTCCAACCCGCCGCGAAAGCTGCGCGTCCGCGCAGCGCGCTTCGACGAAGAGGGTGAAGCCGTCGTCGAAGCCGAGGTCGCCGACTAA
- a CDS encoding AEC family transporter, whose amino-acid sequence MADLVAIFGSAVGPIIAIAGVGYVLATVKEIDPEPLNTAVVYVLAPALVFHSLATTQLEAATLLRVTVGIVAFTAVMWGIAELVGRAVGEEEPALSALVLVAIFCNSGNLGIPVSDFAFGDLGRGTAVLFLSIQSVLMYTVGVYLASRSSGSAGFAGVRRVFYIPLVYAVGAALLARTLDLVPPEETAAMETLQLVGDAAIPLMLLILGIQLARTDTAAAVSRAWPATALKMGVAPIVGLGIALALGFQQPTVARVFVLETAMPAAVTPLILVIEFAGSARTEGVLVSEYVSTCVFLTTLLSIPSLTLLIAILQSGVVI is encoded by the coding sequence ATGGCTGATCTGGTGGCCATCTTCGGATCCGCAGTCGGACCGATCATCGCCATCGCGGGCGTCGGCTACGTACTCGCGACCGTCAAGGAGATCGATCCGGAGCCGCTGAACACGGCCGTCGTCTACGTACTGGCACCCGCACTGGTCTTTCACAGCCTCGCCACCACACAACTCGAGGCGGCGACGCTGCTTCGCGTCACAGTCGGGATCGTCGCGTTCACCGCAGTGATGTGGGGGATCGCCGAGCTCGTCGGGCGCGCCGTCGGCGAGGAAGAGCCGGCGCTGAGCGCATTGGTACTGGTCGCGATCTTCTGTAACTCGGGGAACCTCGGCATTCCTGTCTCCGATTTCGCGTTCGGCGACCTCGGACGCGGGACGGCCGTCCTCTTTCTCTCGATCCAGTCGGTGTTGATGTACACCGTCGGCGTCTACCTCGCCTCCCGAAGCAGCGGGTCGGCCGGGTTCGCGGGCGTCCGCCGGGTGTTCTACATTCCGCTGGTCTACGCCGTCGGCGCGGCGCTGCTCGCGCGGACACTGGATCTGGTCCCACCCGAGGAGACGGCGGCGATGGAGACGCTCCAACTCGTCGGCGACGCCGCGATCCCGCTCATGTTGCTCATTCTGGGAATCCAGCTCGCACGCACCGACACCGCCGCGGCGGTCTCGCGGGCCTGGCCCGCGACGGCGCTCAAGATGGGTGTTGCACCAATCGTCGGCCTCGGGATCGCGCTCGCGCTGGGCTTTCAGCAGCCGACCGTCGCGCGCGTGTTCGTCCTCGAGACTGCGATGCCCGCCGCGGTGACGCCGCTCATTCTCGTCATCGAGTTCGCCGGTAGCGCCCGCACCGAGGGGGTGCTCGTCTCCGAATACGTCTCGACGTGTGTGTTCCTGACGACACTGCTTTCGATCCCGTCGCTGACACTCCTCATTGCGATCTTACAGTCCGGCGTCGTTATCTGA
- the pfdA gene encoding prefoldin subunit alpha translates to MSQQQLQQLSQQLQELEEQIEGLQTNVEAIQQEKTNVDEAIEAVETLETGSTVQMPLGGGAYLRTTIENIDEVIVELGADYAAEFEEDDAVDALENKKERLDEQIDELNEEIAELETESSELEQQAQQLQQQAMQQQMQQMGQGQGPDE, encoded by the coding sequence ATGAGCCAGCAGCAACTCCAGCAGCTCTCCCAGCAACTCCAGGAGCTCGAAGAACAGATCGAAGGCCTTCAGACGAACGTCGAGGCCATCCAGCAGGAGAAAACCAACGTCGACGAGGCTATCGAAGCGGTCGAGACGCTCGAGACCGGCTCGACCGTCCAGATGCCGCTTGGCGGCGGCGCCTACCTCCGCACGACGATCGAGAACATCGACGAAGTGATCGTCGAGCTCGGCGCTGACTACGCCGCGGAGTTCGAGGAAGACGACGCCGTCGACGCCCTCGAGAACAAGAAAGAACGCCTCGACGAGCAGATCGACGAGCTCAACGAGGAGATCGCCGAACTCGAGACCGAGAGCAGCGAGCTCGAACAGCAGGCCCAGCAGCTCCAGCAGCAGGCGATGCAACAGCAGATGCAGCAGATGGGACAGGGCCAGGGCCCCGACGAGTAA
- a CDS encoding DUF424 domain-containing protein gives MIVNERQTQEGLLVAVCDEEVLGETFEEGDLSLTVTEEFYGGDPVDERAVVESLSEAAVANIVGTRAVELAVEEGFIDEANVIEVETTLHAQLLRM, from the coding sequence ATGATCGTCAACGAACGACAGACACAGGAGGGGCTACTGGTCGCCGTCTGCGACGAGGAGGTCCTCGGTGAAACCTTCGAGGAGGGCGACCTCTCGTTGACCGTTACCGAGGAGTTCTACGGCGGCGACCCGGTCGACGAGCGTGCAGTCGTCGAGAGCCTCTCGGAGGCCGCCGTCGCCAACATCGTCGGCACCCGCGCCGTCGAACTCGCCGTCGAGGAGGGCTTTATCGACGAAGCGAACGTCATCGAGGTCGAGACGACGTTGCACGCACAGCTGTTGCGGATGTAA
- a CDS encoding haloacid dehalogenase type II: MAFDPDRVTTITFDSYSTLVDVDATAAALTEHADIDDPTSVSQTWRERSMQYTLVANHLEEYETFYEINRDALAYALAAHGLDVPADDREAILEVYHELEVFDDVRESIERLHEAGYDTYVLSNGNPEMLDSMVDHAGIEDLVVDTISADELETFKPDSDLYRHAADRTGTPIDELAHVSALWFDVQGAIHAGMQGVWLDRKSTPWEPFGPEPDLITEGIAELADRLER, encoded by the coding sequence ATGGCATTCGATCCCGACCGCGTCACGACGATCACGTTCGACTCCTACAGCACGCTCGTCGACGTCGATGCGACCGCAGCCGCGCTCACAGAGCACGCCGACATCGACGACCCGACATCGGTCTCGCAGACGTGGCGGGAACGCTCGATGCAGTATACGCTCGTCGCGAACCACCTCGAGGAGTACGAGACGTTCTACGAGATCAACCGGGACGCGCTCGCGTACGCACTCGCAGCCCACGGACTCGACGTGCCCGCCGACGACCGCGAGGCGATCCTCGAAGTGTACCACGAACTCGAGGTCTTCGACGACGTTCGCGAGAGCATCGAACGGCTACACGAGGCCGGCTACGACACCTATGTGCTCTCGAACGGCAACCCGGAGATGCTCGACTCGATGGTCGACCACGCCGGGATCGAGGACCTCGTCGTCGACACGATCAGCGCCGACGAACTCGAGACGTTCAAACCCGATTCAGATCTCTACCGCCACGCCGCCGATCGCACGGGAACGCCGATCGACGAACTCGCCCACGTCTCGGCGCTGTGGTTCGACGTGCAGGGAGCGATCCACGCCGGCATGCAAGGCGTCTGGCTCGACCGGAAATCGACGCCGTGGGAGCCCTTCGGCCCGGAACCAGATCTGATTACCGAGGGGATCGCAGAGTTGGCAGACCGGCTAGAGCGTTGA
- the thpR gene encoding RNA 2',3'-cyclic phosphodiesterase, which translates to MRLFVSVDLPDDFAEPVADLQAEFAEASGLSFTDPEQAHLTMKFLGDVDEDRVPDLERELEAAVDDADIDPFTVRYGGLGVFPTLEYISVLWLGVEDGGDELTRLHEAIEGRTTDLGFDPESHDFTPHVTLARMEHAGGKELVQKLVEERDPTIGETRVDEVRLTESTLTEDGPVYSTVEPFPLE; encoded by the coding sequence ATGCGACTGTTCGTCAGCGTCGACCTCCCCGACGACTTCGCCGAGCCGGTCGCCGACCTGCAAGCCGAGTTCGCCGAGGCCAGCGGGCTCTCGTTTACGGACCCCGAGCAGGCACATCTCACGATGAAGTTCCTCGGCGATGTCGACGAGGACCGCGTTCCCGACTTGGAGCGCGAACTCGAGGCAGCCGTCGACGATGCCGATATCGATCCCTTTACCGTTCGCTACGGCGGCCTCGGCGTGTTTCCGACTCTCGAGTACATCAGCGTCCTCTGGCTGGGCGTCGAAGACGGCGGCGATGAGCTTACCCGACTCCACGAAGCTATCGAGGGTCGGACGACGGATCTGGGCTTCGACCCCGAATCACACGATTTCACGCCTCACGTCACGCTCGCGCGGATGGAACACGCCGGCGGCAAGGAACTGGTCCAGAAGCTCGTCGAGGAGCGTGATCCGACGATCGGCGAGACCCGCGTCGACGAGGTTCGCCTGACCGAAAGCACCCTCACCGAGGACGGGCCGGTCTACTCGACGGTCGAACCGTTCCCGCTCGAGTAG
- the rpl18a gene encoding 50S ribosomal protein L18Ae, protein MSQFTVSGRFKSRDGYAPFETSIEAENENVAREHTLSQLGSQHGLKRTEIKLDEVSEQ, encoded by the coding sequence ATGAGTCAATTTACGGTCAGTGGACGGTTCAAGAGCCGCGACGGCTACGCGCCGTTCGAGACGAGCATCGAGGCCGAAAACGAGAACGTCGCCCGCGAACACACGCTCTCCCAGCTCGGGAGCCAGCACGGACTCAAGCGAACCGAAATCAAACTCGACGAGGTATCCGAACAATGA
- the thiE gene encoding thiamine phosphate synthase translates to MNPSNWRTYLVTQASLSGDRTTPEIVRAAIDGGIDAVQLREKETSARSRYELGHELRELTAEAGVDLIVNDRLDIAQAIDADGVHVGQSDLPVATARDMLGPDAIVGCSTSTVAAARKAAADGADYLGVGAVYGTSSKDVDDENDGVGPARIAAITDAVSIPIVGIGGITVDNAGEVVEAGASSVAVISEITAASRPRAATEALADVIETTKSVATGEHGR, encoded by the coding sequence GTGAATCCATCGAACTGGCGGACGTACCTCGTCACGCAGGCGTCGTTGTCGGGTGATCGGACGACCCCGGAGATCGTTCGTGCGGCCATCGACGGTGGGATCGACGCCGTCCAGTTGCGCGAAAAGGAGACGAGTGCCCGTTCCCGGTACGAACTCGGTCACGAACTGCGCGAACTCACGGCCGAGGCGGGCGTCGACCTGATCGTCAACGACCGACTCGATATCGCACAGGCGATTGACGCCGACGGCGTCCACGTCGGCCAGTCGGATCTCCCGGTCGCGACTGCCCGTGACATGCTCGGGCCGGATGCGATCGTCGGCTGTTCGACGTCGACAGTCGCCGCCGCTCGCAAAGCGGCAGCCGATGGGGCGGACTACCTTGGCGTCGGAGCCGTCTACGGCACTTCCTCGAAGGATGTCGACGACGAGAACGACGGCGTCGGCCCGGCGCGGATCGCTGCCATCACCGACGCGGTCTCGATTCCGATCGTCGGCATCGGCGGCATTACGGTCGACAACGCGGGGGAAGTCGTCGAGGCGGGTGCGTCCAGCGTCGCCGTCATCAGCGAGATTACGGCAGCCTCACGGCCCCGCGCCGCGACCGAGGCGCTCGCCGATGTCATCGAAACGACAAAGTCAGTTGCTACCGGAGAACACGGACGATGA
- a CDS encoding 50S ribosomal protein L39e: MGKKSKGKKKRLAKLENQNSRVPAWVMMKTDMDVQRNPKRRNWRRNDTDE, from the coding sequence ATGGGTAAAAAATCGAAGGGCAAGAAGAAGCGTCTTGCCAAACTCGAGAACCAGAACAGCCGCGTGCCGGCCTGGGTCATGATGAAGACCGACATGGACGTCCAGCGCAACCCGAAGCGACGCAACTGGCGGCGCAACGACACTGACGAATAA
- a CDS encoding tetratricopeptide repeat protein produces the protein MTDRDDDRDHRFSEGEGFGDPYEEFDLDPPELGVDPSKVDPVDSRVVTDTLDAHNIDRDDVDASELLDVGLNYMQINRYEQATDAFERTARFAEDDKLAQEAWVNKGVAHGELEEWDEAIGAHREALRIDDSSEHAATAETNLAYALWEFGETSEALEHAERAVEIDERFAAAWFNRAFFLSERGLAEEALNCIDNAIRLGLRNAKVIEEKAEILEELGEYDQAEELADEANRMREQAEQEMIDDHEEQYGQAPGGAGTGGGRGMGGQSPPQRPSDIGLDDLGLGNLGADDRESDEDDREWELE, from the coding sequence ATGACTGACCGAGACGACGATCGCGACCATCGCTTCTCCGAGGGAGAGGGATTCGGCGATCCCTACGAGGAGTTCGATCTGGATCCGCCAGAGCTAGGCGTCGACCCGTCGAAGGTCGACCCCGTCGACTCCCGCGTCGTCACCGACACGTTAGACGCACACAACATCGATCGGGACGACGTCGACGCGAGCGAACTGCTCGACGTCGGCCTGAACTATATGCAGATCAACCGTTACGAGCAGGCCACCGATGCCTTCGAGCGGACCGCCCGCTTCGCCGAGGACGACAAACTCGCACAGGAGGCCTGGGTAAACAAAGGCGTCGCCCACGGCGAACTCGAGGAGTGGGACGAAGCGATCGGAGCCCACCGCGAGGCCCTGCGGATCGACGATTCGAGCGAACACGCCGCGACCGCCGAAACGAATCTCGCGTACGCACTCTGGGAGTTCGGCGAGACGTCCGAAGCGCTCGAGCACGCCGAACGCGCCGTCGAGATCGACGAGCGCTTCGCCGCCGCCTGGTTCAACCGCGCCTTTTTCCTCTCGGAGCGCGGCCTGGCCGAAGAGGCGCTCAACTGCATCGACAACGCGATCCGGCTCGGCCTGCGCAACGCCAAGGTAATCGAAGAAAAGGCCGAAATTCTCGAGGAACTCGGCGAGTACGATCAGGCCGAAGAACTCGCCGACGAGGCAAACCGGATGCGCGAGCAGGCCGAACAGGAGATGATCGACGACCACGAGGAGCAGTACGGGCAAGCGCCCGGCGGCGCTGGCACCGGTGGCGGACGCGGCATGGGCGGTCAGTCGCCACCGCAGCGACCGAGCGATATCGGGCTGGACGACCTCGGGCTTGGCAACCTCGGCGCGGACGATCGTGAGAGCGACGAGGACGACCGCGAGTGGGAACTCGAGTAA
- a CDS encoding translation initiation factor IF-6 has translation MQRLAFAGSSYVGVFARATDSCVLVRHDVDDDVVADLTDELEVPAVPTTVGGSSTVGALATGNENGLLVSSRVLEYEREAIEEAVDVPVAELPGSINAAGNVVLANDYGAYVHPDLPREAVQIVTDTLEVPVERGDLAGVQTVGTAAVANNTGVLCHPKATDAELDALEDALDVRADVGTVNYGAPLVGSGLIANDAGYVVGEDTTGPELGRIEDALGYLD, from the coding sequence TTGCAACGCCTCGCCTTCGCCGGGTCGTCCTACGTCGGCGTCTTCGCCCGTGCGACCGACTCGTGTGTACTCGTTCGCCACGACGTCGACGACGATGTCGTCGCCGACCTGACCGACGAACTCGAGGTGCCCGCGGTTCCGACGACCGTCGGCGGCTCCTCGACGGTCGGCGCGCTAGCGACGGGTAACGAAAACGGCCTGCTCGTCAGTTCCCGCGTCCTCGAGTACGAACGCGAGGCGATCGAGGAGGCAGTCGACGTGCCCGTCGCCGAACTGCCGGGCAGTATCAACGCCGCCGGCAACGTCGTTCTCGCGAACGATTACGGGGCCTACGTCCACCCGGACCTGCCCCGCGAGGCGGTCCAAATCGTCACGGACACGCTCGAGGTGCCCGTCGAACGCGGCGACCTCGCCGGCGTCCAAACCGTCGGCACCGCCGCCGTCGCGAACAACACTGGCGTGCTCTGCCATCCCAAGGCCACCGACGCAGAACTCGACGCGCTCGAGGACGCCCTCGACGTGCGAGCCGACGTCGGGACGGTCAACTACGGCGCACCGCTGGTTGGCTCCGGGCTGATCGCCAACGACGCCGGCTACGTCGTCGGCGAGGACACGACCGGACCCGAACTGGGCCGGATCGAAGACGCGCTGGGCTATCTCGACTGA
- the ftsY gene encoding signal recognition particle-docking protein FtsY: protein MFDNLKEKLGSFRDSAEEAAEENVEDVDEADLEEEALEDVESETESDAAEATDTTPESGADETADPAAVTTETEPEPASEPATTEPAAGGAAGSAGQEPTTDSDRDRLEADDADSVSETAGDEPAETAAVADEPEGEVAEELEDEAAEELEDEAAEEDSGGGLGIGAKARSLFGGSSDDTDADADADDVESDTDADAVAPDEDQPDTPSSAEPTEAVDDRDQQVDEKSTVDADTDEEEPDADAATGRRTGFGAKAKSLVKGKFVIEEEDLEGPLHELEMALLSSDVEMGVAEEILDNIRDELIGETRTFTTSTGEVVEEALHDAIYDVISVGQFDFNERIAIEDKPVTLVFTGVNGVGKTTTIAKLSRYFEERGYSTVMANGDTYRAGANEQIQEHADALDTKCISHEQGGDPAAVLYDAVEYAEANDIDIVLGDTAGRLHTDEGLMDQLEKIDRVVGPDMTLFVDEAVAGQDAVNRAREFNDAAEIDGAILTKADADSNGGAAISIAHVTGKPILFLGVGQGYDDLERFDPEEMLDRLLGDE, encoded by the coding sequence ATGTTCGATAACCTGAAAGAGAAGCTCGGAAGCTTCCGCGACAGCGCTGAAGAAGCCGCTGAAGAGAACGTCGAGGACGTCGACGAAGCGGATCTCGAGGAGGAAGCACTCGAGGACGTCGAGTCGGAGACGGAGTCCGACGCTGCGGAAGCCACCGATACTACCCCTGAATCGGGGGCCGACGAGACAGCCGACCCGGCAGCGGTTACGACCGAGACAGAGCCAGAGCCGGCGTCAGAGCCAGCGACGACCGAGCCCGCAGCTGGTGGCGCGGCTGGATCTGCCGGCCAGGAGCCGACAACCGATTCCGACCGCGATCGTCTCGAGGCCGACGACGCTGATTCGGTCTCGGAGACTGCTGGTGACGAACCGGCAGAGACAGCGGCAGTCGCCGATGAACCGGAAGGCGAAGTCGCCGAGGAACTGGAAGACGAAGCCGCCGAGGAACTGGAAGACGAAGCCGCCGAGGAAGACAGCGGTGGCGGGCTCGGCATCGGTGCCAAGGCCCGTTCCCTCTTCGGTGGCTCCAGCGACGACACAGATGCCGATGCCGACGCTGACGACGTGGAATCGGATACGGACGCTGACGCGGTGGCTCCCGACGAGGACCAACCCGACACACCGTCGTCCGCCGAACCGACCGAGGCGGTCGACGACCGCGACCAGCAGGTCGACGAGAAGTCGACCGTCGACGCGGACACCGACGAGGAAGAACCCGACGCTGACGCCGCGACCGGTCGCAGAACCGGCTTCGGTGCGAAGGCCAAATCCCTCGTCAAAGGGAAGTTCGTCATCGAAGAGGAGGACCTCGAGGGGCCCTTGCACGAACTCGAGATGGCGTTGCTCTCGAGCGACGTGGAGATGGGCGTCGCCGAGGAGATCCTTGACAACATCCGCGACGAACTGATCGGCGAGACGCGGACGTTTACGACCTCGACTGGCGAGGTCGTCGAGGAGGCCTTGCACGATGCGATCTACGACGTGATCAGCGTCGGTCAGTTCGATTTCAACGAACGGATCGCCATCGAGGACAAGCCGGTCACCCTCGTCTTCACCGGCGTCAACGGCGTCGGCAAGACGACGACGATCGCCAAGCTGAGCCGCTACTTCGAGGAACGCGGCTACTCGACGGTGATGGCCAACGGCGACACTTACCGTGCCGGGGCCAACGAGCAGATTCAGGAACACGCCGACGCGCTGGATACGAAGTGTATCAGTCACGAACAGGGCGGCGATCCCGCCGCGGTGCTGTACGACGCCGTCGAGTACGCCGAGGCCAACGACATCGACATCGTCCTCGGTGATACGGCGGGTCGACTCCACACCGACGAGGGGCTGATGGACCAACTCGAGAAGATCGACCGCGTCGTCGGGCCGGACATGACGCTGTTCGTCGACGAGGCTGTCGCCGGACAGGACGCGGTCAACCGCGCCCGCGAGTTCAACGATGCAGCCGAGATCGACGGCGCAATCCTGACGAAAGCGGACGCCGACTCCAACGGCGGGGCGGCGATTTCGATCGCACACGTCACCGGAAAGCCGATCCTGTTCCTCGGCGTCGGGCAGGGCTACGACGACTTGGAGCGGTTCGACCCCGAAGAGATGCTCGACCGGCTCCTAGGCGACGAGTAG
- a CDS encoding ASCH domain-containing protein, producing MSELEPSELLPSERMQTQVLEGEVTQIHRGTQYAEEGDTFTIDGTTFEVTDIRERTLGDLTDADARAEGMDDLAAYERLLERAHENFEWDDDSEVVLHRFERR from the coding sequence ATGAGCGAACTCGAGCCCAGCGAGTTGCTGCCCAGTGAGCGAATGCAAACCCAGGTTCTCGAGGGCGAGGTCACCCAGATCCACCGCGGCACCCAGTACGCCGAGGAAGGCGATACGTTCACGATCGACGGGACGACCTTCGAGGTGACCGACATCCGCGAGCGCACGCTCGGCGATCTGACCGACGCGGACGCACGGGCCGAAGGGATGGACGACCTCGCGGCCTACGAGCGCTTGCTCGAGCGTGCCCACGAGAACTTCGAGTGGGACGACGACAGTGAGGTCGTGTTACACCGCTTCGAGCGCCGGTGA